One genomic segment of Cellulophaga sp. HaHaR_3_176 includes these proteins:
- the tsf gene encoding translation elongation factor Ts: protein MVKITAAQVNELRKATGAGMMDCKKALVEAEGDYDKAVDVLRKKGQKVAAKRADRESSEGAAVSKINGDNTVGVAIVLGCETDFVGKNENFLALANKLADKAINFDNKEDFLASDFEGMTITEKLVEQTGVIGEKLEITAFEKLEAPYVGTYVHINKIAALVGLSSKNEEVAKDVAMQIASMGATTLSYKDFDASFIASETEARIAVIEKDNIELGRLGKTLKNVPQYISMAQLTDEVIAKAEEDAKAELKAEGKPEKIWDKILPGKLERFISDNTTLDQEQCLLDQNFIKDEKINVAGYVKSAGSDLTVTSFKRVALG from the coding sequence ATGGTAAAAATTACCGCTGCACAAGTAAACGAATTAAGAAAAGCTACAGGAGCAGGAATGATGGACTGCAAAAAAGCTTTAGTAGAGGCTGAAGGAGACTATGACAAAGCTGTTGATGTTCTTCGTAAGAAGGGTCAAAAAGTTGCTGCAAAAAGAGCAGACAGAGAATCTTCTGAAGGTGCTGCAGTTTCTAAAATAAATGGCGACAATACTGTAGGTGTTGCTATTGTTTTAGGTTGTGAAACTGATTTTGTTGGTAAAAACGAAAACTTTCTTGCCTTAGCTAATAAGCTTGCTGATAAAGCTATCAACTTCGATAACAAAGAAGATTTTTTAGCATCTGATTTTGAAGGCATGACTATTACTGAAAAATTAGTTGAACAAACAGGTGTTATTGGTGAAAAGTTAGAAATAACTGCTTTCGAAAAACTTGAAGCACCTTATGTAGGAACTTATGTTCATATTAATAAAATTGCTGCTTTAGTTGGTTTATCTTCTAAAAACGAAGAAGTTGCTAAAGATGTTGCTATGCAAATAGCTTCAATGGGAGCTACTACATTATCTTATAAAGATTTTGATGCTTCTTTCATTGCTTCAGAAACAGAAGCTAGAATTGCTGTTATTGAAAAAGATAATATTGAATTAGGTCGTTTAGGTAAAACACTTAAAAATGTTCCTCAATATATCTCTATGGCTCAATTAACTGACGAAGTTATTGCTAAAGCTGAAGAAGACGCTAAAGCTGAGTTAAAAGCTGAAGGTAAGCCAGAAAAAATCTGGGATAAAATTCTTCCTGGTAAATTAGAAAGATTTATATCTGATAATACTACTTTAGATCAAGAGCAGTGTTTGTTAGACCAGAATTTCATTAAAGATGAAAAAATAAATGTTGCTGGTTATGTAAAATCAGCAGGTAGTGACTTAACTGTAACTAGCTTTAAGCGTGTTGCTTTAGGATAA
- the rpsB gene encoding 30S ribosomal protein S2, whose translation MAKKIEVKDLLEAGVHFGHLTRKWNPNMAPYIYMERNGIHVINLYKTAAKLEEANEALKKIAASGRKILFVATKKQAKDIVSEKVSKVNMPYITERWPGGMLTNFVTIRKAVKKMASIDRMKKDGTFLTLSKKERLQVDRLRAKLEKNLGSISEMTRLPGALFIVDTMREHIAVKEAIKLKIPIFAMADTNSDPRLLDYIIPSNDDASKSIEAILTHVTDAIAEGLSERKSEKQSSKEGNSTEAPVKKAEAPAKPVATEEKKEEVKGDDLTKVEGIGPKISEIFQAASINTFADLAAKSVEELSAILIEAGSKFASKNPGSWPKQAKMAAEGKWDELKVWQDNTKGGIEA comes from the coding sequence ATGGCAAAAAAAATTGAAGTAAAAGACTTACTAGAAGCAGGTGTACACTTTGGACACCTTACAAGAAAATGGAACCCAAACATGGCTCCTTACATCTACATGGAGCGTAACGGTATTCACGTTATTAACCTTTACAAAACTGCTGCAAAATTAGAAGAAGCTAACGAAGCTCTTAAAAAAATTGCTGCATCAGGTAGAAAAATTCTTTTCGTAGCTACAAAAAAACAAGCAAAAGATATCGTTTCTGAAAAAGTATCAAAAGTAAACATGCCTTACATCACTGAAAGATGGCCTGGCGGAATGTTAACTAACTTTGTTACTATCCGTAAAGCTGTTAAGAAAATGGCTTCTATTGACAGAATGAAAAAAGATGGTACTTTCTTAACACTATCTAAAAAAGAACGTTTACAGGTTGACCGTTTACGCGCAAAATTAGAAAAAAACTTAGGTTCTATTTCTGAAATGACACGTTTACCAGGTGCATTATTCATCGTAGATACTATGCGTGAACATATTGCTGTAAAAGAAGCTATCAAATTGAAAATTCCAATTTTCGCGATGGCAGATACAAATTCTGACCCAAGATTATTAGATTATATTATACCATCTAACGATGATGCTTCTAAATCTATTGAAGCTATTTTAACTCATGTTACTGATGCTATTGCTGAAGGTTTATCTGAACGTAAATCTGAAAAACAATCTTCTAAAGAAGGTAACAGCACTGAAGCTCCTGTGAAAAAAGCTGAAGCTCCTGCTAAACCAGTAGCAACTGAAGAGAAAAAAGAAGAAGTTAAAGGTGATGATTTAACAAAAGTTGAAGGTATTGGACCAAAAATTTCTGAAATTTTCCAAGCTGCTAGTATTAATACTTTTGCTGACTTAGCTGCTAAATCTGTTGAAGAATTAAGCGCTATTTTAATTGAAGCTGGCTCTAAATTTGCTTCTAAGAACCCAGGTTCTTGGCCAAAGCAAGCTAAAATGGCTGCTGAAGGAAAATGGGATGAGTTAAAAGTATGGCAAGATAACACCAAAGGTGGCATCGAAGCTTAA
- the rpsI gene encoding 30S ribosomal protein S9, translating into MDVIHKIGRRKTAVARIYLSDGNGKITINKKDLEVYFPTATLQYKVKQAFALTSTEDVYDVNVNVFGGGITGQAEAIRLALSRALCEIDAENRLVLKPEGLLTRDPRMVERKKFGQKKARKKFQFSKR; encoded by the coding sequence ATGGACGTAATACACAAAATAGGAAGAAGAAAGACTGCTGTTGCACGTATTTATCTTTCAGATGGTAATGGTAAAATTACTATTAACAAAAAAGATTTAGAAGTATATTTCCCTACTGCTACTTTACAATACAAAGTTAAACAAGCTTTCGCTTTAACTAGCACTGAAGATGTTTACGATGTAAATGTAAATGTATTTGGAGGTGGAATTACAGGTCAAGCAGAAGCAATTCGTTTAGCTTTATCTAGAGCTTTATGTGAAATTGATGCTGAAAACAGATTAGTTCTTAAGCCAGAAGGTTTATTAACTAGAGATCCAAGAATGGTTGAACGTAAGAAATTCGGTCAGAAGAAAGCTCGTAAGAAATTCCAGTTCTCTAAACGTTAA
- the rplM gene encoding 50S ribosomal protein L13, with protein sequence MDTLSYKTISANKATVDKQWVLVDAEGETLGRFASKVAKLLRGKYKPNFTPHVDCGDNVVVINAGKINLSGNKWESKTYVRHTGYPGGQRFQTASEALAKNPVSIVERSVKGMLPKNRLGSAIYRNLKVYPGAEHDQDAQKPTVINLNDLR encoded by the coding sequence GTGGACACATTAAGTTACAAGACAATTTCCGCTAACAAAGCAACTGTTGATAAGCAATGGGTGTTGGTTGATGCTGAAGGAGAGACATTAGGTCGTTTTGCTTCAAAAGTTGCAAAATTACTAAGAGGAAAATATAAGCCAAACTTTACACCACATGTTGATTGTGGAGACAATGTAGTTGTTATCAATGCAGGGAAAATAAACTTGTCTGGTAATAAATGGGAAAGCAAAACCTATGTACGTCACACTGGTTATCCAGGTGGTCAAAGATTTCAAACTGCGAGCGAAGCATTAGCTAAGAACCCAGTTAGTATCGTTGAACGTTCTGTTAAAGGTATGCTTCCTAAAAACAGATTAGGTTCTGCTATCTACAGAAATCTAAAAGTTTATCCAGGCGCAGAGCATGATCAAGATGCACAAAAACCAACTGTAATTAATTTAAACGACCTTAGGTAA
- the polA gene encoding DNA polymerase I encodes MADKKRLFLLDAFALIFRGYYALIKNPRINSKGMDTSAIMGFMNSLLDVIRREKPDYLAVCFDKGGSAERTELFPEYKANRDETPDAIKIAIPYIQNILKAMHIPVVVLEGWEADDIIGTLAKQAEKEDYKVYMVTPDKDFGQLVSENIFMYRPARMGNGIEIWGIPEIQQRFGVERPEQVIDYLGMMGDASDNIPGLPGVGDKTAKKFIEQFGSMENLLANTSQLKGKMKEKIEQNAELGLLSKKLATICIDCDVTFNAKDYELTMPDAEKVQVLFEELEFRRLKDQFLKLFSTEDEESTNSTQEPTTKKQSKSTGAGEGQFSLFGGDPNTTSETVQDYSSRKTIKDISHAYQSITPGMAMNLFLQNLMKQTSVCFDTETTGLNPLIAELVGIAFSWEAHKGFYIPFPESKDEAQLIIEQLRPFFEDNTIEKIGQNLKYDIKVLDKYNISVKGKCFDTMLAHYLINADMRHNMDVLAETYLNYTPVSITELIGKKGKNQLSMRDVPLERQTEYAVEDADITFQLAQKFRPELIEAKTEDLFNTIEIPLLHVLADMELEGINLDEDFLKSLSTDLDNDIKNLETKIYKEADEEFNIASPKQLGDILFDKLKLVGKPKKTKTGQYSTAEDVLSYLAKDHEIIQNVLEYRGLSKLKSTYIDALPNQVEEVTKRVHTDYMQTVAATGRLSSNNPNLQNIPIRTERGRQVRKAFIPRNSDYTLLAADYSQIELRIIAALSDETTMIEAFKNGEDIHASTASKVFNVAINEVTREQRSNAKTVNFGIIYGVSAFGLSNQTDLTRAEAKELIDTYYKTYPKLRNYMSELVNFARDNGYVQTVLGRRRYLKDINGSNAIVRGAAERNAVNAPIQGSAADIIKIAMINIHKKLKEGNFKTKMLLQVHDELVFDVYKPELDDMKSLIKAEMENAYKIAIPLDVEVGIGDNWLEAH; translated from the coding sequence ATGGCAGACAAAAAAAGACTTTTCCTTTTAGATGCATTCGCATTAATATTTAGAGGATATTATGCCTTAATAAAAAATCCTAGAATAAACTCTAAAGGCATGGACACCTCTGCAATTATGGGGTTCATGAATTCTTTATTAGATGTAATCAGAAGAGAAAAACCAGACTACCTAGCTGTTTGTTTTGATAAAGGAGGGAGTGCCGAGAGAACTGAACTATTCCCTGAATACAAAGCTAATAGAGATGAAACTCCTGATGCCATAAAAATTGCCATTCCTTATATTCAAAATATTTTAAAAGCAATGCATATTCCTGTTGTTGTTTTAGAAGGCTGGGAAGCAGATGATATTATCGGAACATTAGCAAAGCAAGCAGAGAAAGAAGATTACAAGGTTTATATGGTTACCCCCGATAAGGATTTCGGACAATTGGTTTCTGAAAATATATTTATGTATCGTCCAGCCCGTATGGGTAACGGAATTGAAATTTGGGGTATTCCTGAAATTCAGCAACGTTTTGGAGTTGAAAGACCAGAACAAGTTATTGACTACCTAGGGATGATGGGTGATGCGAGTGACAACATCCCAGGACTACCTGGCGTTGGAGATAAAACTGCAAAAAAATTCATTGAACAGTTTGGATCCATGGAAAATCTTTTAGCAAATACAAGTCAGCTGAAAGGAAAAATGAAAGAAAAAATAGAGCAAAATGCAGAACTAGGGTTACTTTCAAAAAAACTAGCTACAATTTGTATTGATTGCGATGTTACTTTTAATGCGAAAGACTATGAGCTTACTATGCCTGATGCTGAAAAAGTTCAGGTACTATTTGAAGAATTAGAGTTCAGAAGACTAAAAGATCAATTTTTAAAACTTTTCTCTACAGAAGATGAAGAGTCTACAAATTCGACACAAGAGCCAACCACAAAAAAGCAATCAAAATCAACTGGAGCTGGCGAAGGTCAATTCTCTCTTTTTGGGGGCGACCCAAACACCACGTCAGAAACTGTACAAGATTATTCTAGCAGAAAAACCATAAAAGACATTTCTCATGCCTACCAAAGTATTACCCCTGGTATGGCTATGAATTTATTTTTGCAAAATCTTATGAAGCAAACATCTGTTTGTTTTGATACAGAAACAACAGGATTAAATCCACTTATAGCTGAATTAGTCGGAATTGCTTTTTCATGGGAAGCACACAAAGGATTCTACATTCCTTTCCCTGAAAGTAAAGATGAAGCACAGCTTATAATTGAACAATTACGTCCTTTCTTTGAAGATAATACCATTGAGAAAATAGGTCAAAATTTAAAATATGACATCAAAGTACTTGATAAGTATAACATTTCAGTAAAAGGAAAATGCTTTGACACCATGTTAGCTCATTATCTTATAAATGCCGATATGCGTCATAATATGGATGTATTAGCAGAAACCTACCTAAATTACACTCCTGTATCAATAACTGAATTAATTGGAAAAAAAGGGAAAAACCAATTAAGCATGCGCGATGTTCCTTTAGAAAGACAAACAGAATATGCAGTTGAAGATGCCGATATCACCTTTCAATTAGCACAAAAATTTAGACCAGAATTAATAGAAGCAAAAACAGAAGACCTTTTTAATACTATAGAAATTCCGTTGCTGCATGTTTTAGCCGATATGGAGTTAGAAGGCATTAATCTTGACGAAGATTTCCTAAAATCACTATCTACAGATCTGGATAATGACATCAAAAATCTTGAAACAAAAATATATAAAGAGGCTGATGAAGAATTTAATATTGCATCACCTAAACAATTAGGAGACATACTATTTGACAAATTAAAACTTGTCGGTAAACCTAAAAAAACCAAAACAGGTCAATATTCAACCGCCGAAGATGTACTTTCATATTTAGCAAAAGACCACGAAATCATTCAAAATGTATTGGAATACAGAGGTCTCTCTAAGCTAAAAAGCACTTATATAGACGCATTACCAAATCAAGTTGAAGAAGTCACTAAAAGGGTTCATACTGATTATATGCAGACTGTTGCCGCAACAGGTCGTTTAAGCAGCAATAACCCTAACCTACAAAATATACCTATTAGAACAGAAAGAGGAAGACAAGTAAGAAAAGCTTTCATACCAAGAAACAGCGACTACACACTATTAGCAGCCGATTATTCTCAAATAGAATTAAGAATTATTGCCGCCCTAAGTGACGAAACGACAATGATTGAAGCTTTTAAAAACGGCGAAGATATTCACGCTTCTACTGCTTCAAAAGTATTTAATGTAGCAATTAACGAAGTCACAAGAGAGCAACGTAGCAATGCAAAAACAGTAAATTTTGGTATAATATATGGAGTATCCGCATTTGGCTTAAGCAACCAAACAGATCTCACAAGAGCTGAAGCGAAAGAATTAATTGATACATATTATAAAACATACCCAAAATTACGTAATTACATGAGTGAATTAGTAAATTTTGCTCGTGACAATGGTTATGTACAAACCGTATTAGGAAGACGTCGTTATTTAAAAGATATTAACGGAAGTAACGCAATTGTGAGAGGTGCCGCAGAACGTAATGCTGTAAATGCCCCCATACAAGGTAGCGCAGCTGATATTATCAAAATAGCAATGATCAATATTCACAAAAAATTAAAAGAAGGCAATTTTAAGACAAAAATGCTTTTGCAAGTACATGATGAACTCGTTTTTGATGTTTACAAACCAGAATTAGACGATATGAAGTCATTAATTAAGGCTGAAATGGAAAACGCATACAAAATTGCAATACCCCTAGATGTTGAAGTTGGAATTGGTGACAATTGGCTCGAAGCTCATTAG
- a CDS encoding copper homeostasis protein CutC, translated as MQIEVCANSLESALNAQKAGADRIELCVELGVGGLTPSFGLLRAVREKISIPVHVLIRPRSGDFTYSNFEFETILNDIELCVNMGFDGIVCGVLNSDFSIDIDRCRKMIELSKSITFTFHRAFDWVKDPFVGLKQLEDLGVNYILTSGQQKKAFDGIELLDALKLKTSKIIIMPGSGINLDNISLFKKRKFPIVHLSASVLRENINFSPTLSMTSLSYFQEGKVPVSDYDIIKGIVNKVK; from the coding sequence ATGCAAATAGAGGTTTGTGCAAATTCATTAGAATCAGCTTTAAATGCTCAAAAAGCGGGAGCAGATAGAATTGAGTTGTGTGTTGAGTTGGGGGTTGGAGGTTTGACACCTTCTTTTGGCTTATTGAGAGCTGTGCGTGAAAAAATATCTATTCCTGTGCATGTTTTAATTCGCCCAAGAAGTGGGGATTTTACATATTCGAATTTTGAATTTGAAACAATATTAAATGATATTGAGCTTTGTGTAAATATGGGGTTTGATGGTATTGTGTGTGGAGTTTTAAATTCTGATTTTTCTATTGATATAGATAGGTGTCGAAAAATGATAGAGTTGTCAAAGTCGATAACTTTTACTTTTCATCGTGCATTTGATTGGGTTAAAGATCCTTTTGTGGGTCTCAAACAATTAGAAGATTTGGGAGTGAATTATATATTAACATCTGGCCAACAAAAGAAAGCTTTTGATGGTATTGAGTTGCTTGATGCTTTAAAGCTAAAAACATCAAAAATTATTATAATGCCAGGAAGTGGAATTAATTTAGATAACATTTCTCTTTTTAAAAAGAGGAAATTTCCAATAGTGCATTTGTCAGCGAGTGTCTTACGTGAAAATATAAATTTTTCACCTACTTTATCCATGACTTCATTATCGTATTTTCAAGAAGGGAAAGTACCTGTATCTGATTATGATATTATAAAAGGTATTGTAAATAAGGTTAAATAA
- a CDS encoding metallophosphoesterase produces the protein MLRWIFFVILYLILGFYSLQAVKTASRYPWVYYTFVALSLLVLGNFIYQFTFGSEEGRVLSIAKSYAFGFLLTMLAFKLMTVIFLFSEDIFRFISGAYQKLFGIEKKFTFPERRRFLSMVALGIAALPFGALLYGMYKGKYNFKVLKYTLEFDDLPNSFDGYQITQISDIHSGSFDDKSKIEYAIDLVNEQKSDVLFFTGDMVNNKAEEMHDWKDVFSRLEAKDGKFSVLGNHDYGDYVDWNSAEEKEENLNDLKKLQKEIGFDLILNDSRYLTKGADRIALVGVENWGRGGFKKVGDLGLASQKISADDFKILLSHDPSHWEDKVIDDPYHYHLTLSGHTHGMQFGIEIPGWIKWSPSKWRYKYWAGVYKELGQYINVNRGFGYLGYPGRVGIWPEITVITLKKKPLA, from the coding sequence ATGCTACGTTGGATTTTTTTTGTTATTCTTTATCTTATTTTGGGTTTTTATTCATTGCAAGCTGTTAAAACTGCTTCTAGGTATCCTTGGGTTTATTATACGTTTGTAGCGTTGTCATTATTAGTTTTAGGTAATTTTATTTATCAATTTACTTTTGGATCAGAGGAAGGGCGTGTACTTAGCATAGCTAAGAGTTATGCTTTTGGTTTTTTATTGACGATGCTGGCTTTCAAGTTAATGACGGTTATCTTTCTTTTTTCTGAAGATATATTTAGGTTTATTTCAGGAGCATACCAGAAACTATTTGGAATTGAAAAAAAATTCACTTTTCCGGAGCGCAGACGTTTTCTTAGTATGGTAGCTTTGGGTATTGCAGCATTGCCATTTGGGGCATTACTTTATGGTATGTATAAAGGGAAGTATAATTTTAAGGTTTTAAAGTATACTTTAGAGTTTGATGATTTGCCAAATTCTTTTGATGGGTATCAAATTACTCAAATTTCTGATATACATAGTGGTAGTTTTGATGATAAGTCGAAAATTGAATATGCAATTGACCTTGTTAATGAGCAAAAAAGTGATGTTTTGTTTTTTACAGGTGATATGGTTAATAATAAGGCAGAAGAAATGCATGACTGGAAAGATGTTTTTTCTAGGTTAGAGGCAAAGGATGGTAAATTTTCAGTTTTAGGCAATCATGATTATGGAGATTATGTAGATTGGAATTCAGCTGAAGAGAAAGAGGAGAATTTAAATGATTTGAAAAAGCTTCAAAAAGAAATTGGTTTTGATTTGATTTTAAATGATAGCAGGTACCTGACAAAGGGAGCTGACAGAATAGCTCTAGTAGGAGTGGAAAATTGGGGTAGAGGTGGTTTTAAAAAAGTAGGAGATTTAGGTCTGGCTTCCCAGAAAATTTCTGCAGATGATTTTAAAATTTTACTTAGCCATGATCCAAGTCATTGGGAAGATAAAGTAATTGATGATCCTTATCACTATCATTTGACACTTAGTGGTCACACTCATGGCATGCAGTTCGGGATAGAAATTCCAGGATGGATAAAGTGGAGCCCATCTAAATGGCGATATAAATATTGGGCTGGTGTTTATAAAGAGTTGGGTCAATATATAAATGTAAATAGAGGATTTGGGTATTTAGGGTATCCTGGTAGGGTTGGGATATGGCCTGAAATTACAGTAATAACACTAAAAAAGAAGCCTCTGGCTTAA
- a CDS encoding co-chaperone YbbN, with the protein MSKFGELIESNDPVLLDFYAEWNDQSTAMHPVLRDVAAALGDKGKVIKIDVDKNKELSRALRVKGLPTLMIYKKGEMVWRQSGEQDANTLISILNEYL; encoded by the coding sequence ATGTCTAAATTTGGTGAACTAATAGAATCTAATGATCCAGTATTACTGGATTTTTATGCAGAGTGGAACGATCAATCCACTGCAATGCACCCAGTGCTGCGAGATGTAGCTGCTGCCTTAGGTGATAAGGGTAAGGTTATAAAGATAGATGTGGATAAGAATAAGGAGCTCTCTCGGGCTTTAAGGGTGAAAGGGTTGCCTACATTGATGATTTATAAAAAAGGTGAAATGGTGTGGAGGCAAAGCGGTGAGCAAGATGCAAATACTTTAATAAGTATATTAAACGAATATTTATAA